A portion of the Thunnus maccoyii chromosome 20, fThuMac1.1, whole genome shotgun sequence genome contains these proteins:
- the si:dkey-191m6.4 gene encoding rho GTPase-activating protein 22 isoform X2 — protein sequence MQMRVGCITLQGCQVNELTANPDEPGRHLFEIVPGGTGDKDRAPISHESFLLMANSQTDMDDWVKAIRRVIWAPFGGGIFGQRLEDTVQYEKKFGPRLAPLLVEQCVDFIRERGLDEEGLFRMPGQANLVKELQEAFDCGDKPLFDSNTEVHTVASLLKLYLRELPEPVIPFSKYEDFLTCAQLLVKDEEEGVQELGKQVSTLPLPNYNLLKYICKFLDEVQSHCYENKMSVQNLATVFGPNILRPKMEDPVTIMEGTSLVQHLMTILIREHNRLYSGRDQEGSTVPQTELPVQGHQLQHRSLGAWISEEDLHSCPVSNPDQELHSSASSLDAKLCAAITPTQTPNPNPGPKLGSPSGKGDTVVSPSKQAKTMPSWKYSFKSSSAPRSQPQAKQSSGGSVADTTSVSSGGGGGGGGGNWLMNGLSSLRGHRRTSSGERSARDRDSTGSSQRLSTYDNVTSSSSMGSVPSVASTPWSTSSCEISVPESGSSEPSANQICGAGGESGEKGEWMESQREIDRGRDGGMTTDPSSEQDSCEAMELCSSSAACSENGHMAMAAGVPSIIMSEDGDGTNITLSNLVEGLKDELRKQKTVYEARIQKLEDSSAALCAQMERLEQEMEQERKKQRMLEIKLRNSERAREDAENRNRLLEKEMEDFFSTLGDLALGARTSDI from the exons ggctGTATAACTCTGCAGGGATGCCAGGTGAACGAGCTCACAGCGAACCCGGACGAACCAGGGAGACACCTCTTTGAGATTGTACCAG GTGGAACAGGAGACAAGGACCGGGCACCAATCAGCCATGAATCCTTCCTGCTCATGGCAAACTCCCAGACAGACATGGATGACTGGGTCAAGGCAATACGGCGAGTCATCTGGGCGCCATTTGGAGGAG GGATATTTGGCCAGCGTTTGGAGGACACGGTGCAGTATGAGAAGAAGTTCGGCCCCCGGCTGGCACCCCTGCTGGTGGAGCAGTGTGTGGACTTCATCAGGGAGAGAGGCTTGGATGAGGAGGGTCTCTTTCGGATGCCAGGACAGGCCAACCTGGTCAAAGAGCTGCAGGAGGCCTTCGACTGTGGTGACAAACCTCTGTTTGACAG TAATACAGAAGTCCACACAGTGGCATCCTTGCTGAAGTTGTACCTGCGAGAGCTGCCTGAACCTGTCATTCCTTTCTCCAAATATGAAGACTTTCTAACCTGTGCACAGCTTTTGGTcaaagatgaggaggag GGGGTCCAGGAGCTTGGAAAGCAAGTTAGCACTCTACCTCTACCTAACTACAATCTCCTCAAGTACATATGCAA ATTCCTTGATGAGGTCCAGTCCCACTGTTATGAGAACAAGATGAGTGTCCAGAATCTCGCCACAGTATTTGGACCAAATATCCTTCGACCCAAGATGGAGGACCCAGTCACCATCATGGAAG GTACCTCTCTGGTCCAGCACCTGATGACAATCCTCATTAGGGAACACAACCGTTTGTACTCAGGGAGGGACCAGGAAGGATCCACCGTGCCCCAAACAGAGCTCCCTGTCCAGGGACATCAGCTCCAACATCGCAGCCTGGGAGCCTGGATCTCCGAGGAAGATCTCCACAGCTGCCCAGTCTCCAACCCTGACCAAGAACTGCACAGCAGTGCCTCATCTCTAGATGCCAAACTGTGTGCAGCCATCACACCCACTCAGacccctaacccaaaccctggACCAAAACTGGGATCTCCATCAGGGAAGGGAGACACCGTGGTCAGCCCGAGTAAACAAGCCAAGACCATGCCTTCCTGGAAATACTCCTTCAAAAGCTCCTCAGCGCCTCGTTCCCAGCCACAAGCTAAGCAAAGCAGCGGCGGCTCTGTGGCAGACACTACCAGTGTATCttctggtggaggtggaggtgggggtggaggtAACTGGCTCATGAACGGTTTGTCCTCCTTGAGGGGACACCGCCGCACCTCTTCAGGTGAGCGGTCTGCCCGGGACCGCGACTCCACCGGCTCCTCGCAGAGACTGTCCACCTACGACAACGTCACCTCCTCTTCCAGCATGGGGAGTGTTCCAAGTGTAGCCAGCACACCTTGGTCCACATCCTCCTGCGAGATCTCCGTTCCTGAATCTGGCAGCAGCGAGCCTTCAGCTAACCAGATCTGTGGAGCAGGGGGTGAAAGTGGGGAAAAAGGGGAGTGGATGGAGAGTCAGAGGGAGATTGACAGAGGAAGGGATGGAGGTATGACGACAGACCCGAGCTCTGAGCAGGACAGCTGTGAGGCCATGGagctgtgcagcagcagtgcagcatGCAGTGAGAACGGACACATGGCCATGGCAGCCGGGGTGCCGTCCATTATCATGTCTGAGGATGGAGATGGGACAAATATAACACTGAGCAATCTGGTAGAGGGGCTGAAAGATGAGTTGAGGAAACAGAAGACTGTGTACGAGGCCAGGATCCAAAA ATTGGAGGATTCCAGTGCTGCCCTGTGTGCACAGATGGAGCGTTTGGAACAGGAAATGGAGCAGGAAAGGAAGAAGCAACGCATGCTGGAGATCAAACTACGAAACTCTGAGCGGGCACGGGAGGACGCAGAGAACCGCAACCGGCTTCTGGAGAAGGAGATGGAGGATTTCTTTTCCACTCTTGGAGATCTGGCCTTAGGTGCGAGGACTAGCGACATTTGA
- the si:dkey-191m6.4 gene encoding rho GTPase-activating protein 22 isoform X3: MGPVCCKPDRLKKQHLQGGTGDKDRAPISHESFLLMANSQTDMDDWVKAIRRVIWAPFGGGIFGQRLEDTVQYEKKFGPRLAPLLVEQCVDFIRERGLDEEGLFRMPGQANLVKELQEAFDCGDKPLFDSNTEVHTVASLLKLYLRELPEPVIPFSKYEDFLTCAQLLVKDEEEGVQELGKQVSTLPLPNYNLLKYICKFLDEVQSHCYENKMSVQNLATVFGPNILRPKMEDPVTIMEGTSLVQHLMTILIREHNRLYSGRDQEGSTVPQTELPVQGHQLQHRSLGAWISEEDLHSCPVSNPDQELHSSASSLDAKLCAAITPTQTPNPNPGPKLGSPSGKGDTVVSPSKQAKTMPSWKYSFKSSSAPRSQPQAKQSSGGSVADTTSVSSGGGGGGGGGNWLMNGLSSLRGHRRTSSGERSARDRDSTGSSQRLSTYDNVTSSSSMGSVPSVASTPWSTSSCEISVPESGSSEPSANQICGAGGESGEKGEWMESQREIDRGRDGGMTTDPSSEQDSCEAMELCSSSAACSENGHMAMAAGVPSIIMSEDGDGTNITLSNLVEGLKDELRKQKTVYEARIQKLEDSSAALCAQMERLEQEMEQERKKQRMLEIKLRNSERAREDAENRNRLLEKEMEDFFSTLGDLALGARTSDI, from the exons ATGGGGCCGGTCTGCTGCAAGCCGGACAGACTGAAGAAACAACATCTCCAAG GTGGAACAGGAGACAAGGACCGGGCACCAATCAGCCATGAATCCTTCCTGCTCATGGCAAACTCCCAGACAGACATGGATGACTGGGTCAAGGCAATACGGCGAGTCATCTGGGCGCCATTTGGAGGAG GGATATTTGGCCAGCGTTTGGAGGACACGGTGCAGTATGAGAAGAAGTTCGGCCCCCGGCTGGCACCCCTGCTGGTGGAGCAGTGTGTGGACTTCATCAGGGAGAGAGGCTTGGATGAGGAGGGTCTCTTTCGGATGCCAGGACAGGCCAACCTGGTCAAAGAGCTGCAGGAGGCCTTCGACTGTGGTGACAAACCTCTGTTTGACAG TAATACAGAAGTCCACACAGTGGCATCCTTGCTGAAGTTGTACCTGCGAGAGCTGCCTGAACCTGTCATTCCTTTCTCCAAATATGAAGACTTTCTAACCTGTGCACAGCTTTTGGTcaaagatgaggaggag GGGGTCCAGGAGCTTGGAAAGCAAGTTAGCACTCTACCTCTACCTAACTACAATCTCCTCAAGTACATATGCAA ATTCCTTGATGAGGTCCAGTCCCACTGTTATGAGAACAAGATGAGTGTCCAGAATCTCGCCACAGTATTTGGACCAAATATCCTTCGACCCAAGATGGAGGACCCAGTCACCATCATGGAAG GTACCTCTCTGGTCCAGCACCTGATGACAATCCTCATTAGGGAACACAACCGTTTGTACTCAGGGAGGGACCAGGAAGGATCCACCGTGCCCCAAACAGAGCTCCCTGTCCAGGGACATCAGCTCCAACATCGCAGCCTGGGAGCCTGGATCTCCGAGGAAGATCTCCACAGCTGCCCAGTCTCCAACCCTGACCAAGAACTGCACAGCAGTGCCTCATCTCTAGATGCCAAACTGTGTGCAGCCATCACACCCACTCAGacccctaacccaaaccctggACCAAAACTGGGATCTCCATCAGGGAAGGGAGACACCGTGGTCAGCCCGAGTAAACAAGCCAAGACCATGCCTTCCTGGAAATACTCCTTCAAAAGCTCCTCAGCGCCTCGTTCCCAGCCACAAGCTAAGCAAAGCAGCGGCGGCTCTGTGGCAGACACTACCAGTGTATCttctggtggaggtggaggtgggggtggaggtAACTGGCTCATGAACGGTTTGTCCTCCTTGAGGGGACACCGCCGCACCTCTTCAGGTGAGCGGTCTGCCCGGGACCGCGACTCCACCGGCTCCTCGCAGAGACTGTCCACCTACGACAACGTCACCTCCTCTTCCAGCATGGGGAGTGTTCCAAGTGTAGCCAGCACACCTTGGTCCACATCCTCCTGCGAGATCTCCGTTCCTGAATCTGGCAGCAGCGAGCCTTCAGCTAACCAGATCTGTGGAGCAGGGGGTGAAAGTGGGGAAAAAGGGGAGTGGATGGAGAGTCAGAGGGAGATTGACAGAGGAAGGGATGGAGGTATGACGACAGACCCGAGCTCTGAGCAGGACAGCTGTGAGGCCATGGagctgtgcagcagcagtgcagcatGCAGTGAGAACGGACACATGGCCATGGCAGCCGGGGTGCCGTCCATTATCATGTCTGAGGATGGAGATGGGACAAATATAACACTGAGCAATCTGGTAGAGGGGCTGAAAGATGAGTTGAGGAAACAGAAGACTGTGTACGAGGCCAGGATCCAAAA ATTGGAGGATTCCAGTGCTGCCCTGTGTGCACAGATGGAGCGTTTGGAACAGGAAATGGAGCAGGAAAGGAAGAAGCAACGCATGCTGGAGATCAAACTACGAAACTCTGAGCGGGCACGGGAGGACGCAGAGAACCGCAACCGGCTTCTGGAGAAGGAGATGGAGGATTTCTTTTCCACTCTTGGAGATCTGGCCTTAGGTGCGAGGACTAGCGACATTTGA